A single region of the Candidatus Hadarchaeales archaeon genome encodes:
- a CDS encoding PHP domain-containing protein: MKLDLHVHSRYSVKDCSSNLKDLVKIAKMKGLDGFALTDHDTVAGLREAKRFSSKGFLIIPGVEVSTTGGHVLGLGVSDEIPKGLKPEETVEKIHEQGGVAVAAHPFSLGRRASLVYRTKFDAIEILNARAGWLSNKLAENFAKNHGIVGVGGSDAHLLTDVGTAYTVLNCGSKIEEVLESIRGGETSVGGRSLPLPLTLWRILQRTLHKG, from the coding sequence ATGAAGTTAGATCTACACGTTCACTCGCGTTATTCTGTCAAGGATTGTTCTTCGAATTTGAAAGATCTCGTGAAAATCGCAAAAATGAAAGGGTTGGATGGTTTTGCTCTCACGGATCACGACACCGTTGCAGGTCTCAGGGAGGCTAAAAGATTTTCTTCAAAGGGATTCCTGATAATCCCCGGCGTTGAAGTTTCCACAACCGGAGGTCATGTTCTCGGGCTCGGCGTGAGCGATGAAATCCCCAAAGGACTAAAACCAGAGGAGACTGTCGAAAAAATACACGAGCAGGGCGGAGTCGCTGTGGCGGCCCATCCTTTTTCACTCGGCAGAAGAGCGTCTCTTGTCTACAGGACGAAGTTTGACGCTATCGAGATTCTCAATGCCCGGGCAGGGTGGCTCTCCAACAAGCTGGCAGAAAATTTTGCGAAAAATCATGGCATTGTTGGAGTTGGTGGCTCAGACGCCCATTTGTTAACGGATGTTGGCACCGCTTACACTGTTTTGAACTGTGGGTCTAAAATAGAGGAAGTGCTAGAAAGTATAAGAGGGGGAGAGACATCAGTAGGCGGGCGATCTCTCCCCCTCCCCTTGACCCTGTGGAGGATCCTCCAGCGCACCCTCCACAAAGGGTGA